The genome window gagccttgggaagttttggccattcattgcgGATGGGACATTTGGTGCAGTTTTCGGCCCGAGGCACTAATAAGAAACACACAGGATAACAATAGTGACTCGCCAGAGGCACTAATTCCAACACTTTTATTcctattttattgtatttgattttatttgaatcagTCTCAAGTTTAAAGTCAGTCTGCACTGGATTTGACTGAGAGGGGCGTGTTAAAAGCCCATAAGAGTTTTGCTCTATTTTTGGACTCATTCAAACAGGAAGAAACCTGGGTTCAACAAATGATGCCAGTGCCCAGTGTCTGATTAGCCACTAGAACACAACGCAGAGTGGTTAGGACCTGCAGTCCGTTCCAGTTGCATTTACATCATCAAGGAATCAGGTTTCTCCAGACAAAATCTGTTAACTGTGTTTCTCTTAATCCCGTAgcccaaaatggaaaaaaaaaaaaaaaaaacatgtttactgTAAATGCCATTTCAGAAATCAGACAGGTGCAATGTATGAGAATAACTCAGATAATtatgtgcatgtgaacataGCCAGTGCCTCTGTCATTAACATTAATCCAGAGAATACCCAATGAATCCATATTCAATCCAGCAAAAAGGTCATGAAAGCCAAATGGCATAATGTCCACTGCCTAAAGGCTTAGCATACTAGCCAAATGATTCACAGCAATTCATGTTCTGTTGTCcacattacattacactgaACTATTGCTGCCCACAGTACTGAGTGTAACGTCTTCTAGAATTAATCATATTGGGTGAATGCACAAATAGACTGGACACAATAAAATCAAGACGAAATTTTCTCAGTGCTTTTAATTGTTGCTGTTGAATTAACCTCAAGACTGTTGATTTTATATGGCTGGATTCACCAATTTTACAGATAGATCAGATAGCTTAAACActaaaaaatgatgtaaattaAAGAAGATGATTTGTGCTGATTggcgacccgacccgacattttcgggtcgggtcgggcctaaaatttaggctacgtgaattgggcgggtcgggttgggcttcgggttctgtgggggatttattattttttttttttaaataaaaaaatagaattatgtgttgtgttattgattatgacgtttcatttttatgtgtgtgtgtgtgtgtgtgtgtgtgtgtgtgtgtgtgtgtttaccagagTGATATTTAGTTTGTAGTTGGccagtatttattttgtttacaagactgcactgctgttggcctatatatttttaataaagtgtTGGATTATTATGGAGTTAAAGTATCGTTTACTGTGTGATATCTGATACATTGCTTAATATTCAATCAATAATAATGACTTAGGAAGAACAAAGATTCAAACAAAGcctttatagtatttatttattccgaATACTGTCTGACTGAAGACATGCAGAGTGCCGCTGGCCCTGGAGGACAAGAGGTGAGTCGGAAACTCAGAATGATGTTATGTAGGCTCAGGGGTTGGAATAAAATCTCTAATTTATTAGACTCTCCAGAAAAACGCGATTATGCGATTCCCGCATAAATCACCAAAATGTCGCTGATTATGCGGGggtcaattattttccaaaagggcGCATAATTCCCGGGTCTCGCTTGATTTCACAATTTCtgcataaaatgagaaaactataactaaagtaaataaatggggTTGTGATGTTAATTTATATGCGACGCCCGCGTCATCAACGTGATGACGTAGCAGGCGGCAACGCTTTACGTACAGGTGTAGCGGTCAGACTGGAGAgatgccctgcgttccaaattgCATACTGTTAGCAGCTGAAGGCGTTAGCTCCCGCTTCCcgaagctaagctaagctaacgttagctatcaTCCATGTGtgccagcaaacaaacacatactcatCACCACTAGATCCACTGACGCCCGTCGACTCTGATATATCCGTCTCCACACCGGCTTTCTTTGGAGCCCGCATTCACCGGAACCGTCGATTCCCTTCAGAGCCCTCTGTCTCCATCGCTCCAGTCTGACTGCTACACCTGTACGTAAAGTGTTGCCGTCtgccacgtcatcacgttgatgACGTGCTGAGAGCGGGATCCCTTGAAATCACATTTGTAAATGCTTTATAAGGCATAGATAGTCCCCACTTTAGATGAGCTCACACGAAATGCTTAATTAAGGAGTAGTTAATGCTTTGCAACTGCCTGAATTCATGAATTCCTGCATAATAAACTGTTTATAAGCCATCCATTGGAAATggaatttgtgaggtttttataAAACATCTACTAACACACTCATTAACCATTAGTACATGTCTGAATAGTGGAGCATGCAGACATGTACATCTATTCATTATTTGCACAGGCTTTCTAAATGATCTTACCAACCACTGACAAATCTTAAATACCTGGTGGGTAAGTGATGTAATACTTAGAAATGCTGAATCATTAGAGTAAAAcataactgtgattataaaccacatactaatgagtatttacgtcagaaacatgctttataaatgatgaattgaGTGTTTACTGATCCATAACTACTTtgcttataaatgatgagtaaaacatttataactgtgtttaTAAACTACATACTAATGATTCATGCGTTATAAATGatgtattcagtatttattaatgCTTAACTAATGCTTAATAGTGTGTACTCATTATAAAGTGCTACCAGTTGGggctaattcaagccaggctatatcacgtaagcgcagctttctttagctgctttcatggaatagcccCCTGATCCATCTGAAGAATAGTGTAACATCCTTGAGCTGTTAAAATGGCTCAACATGGACACCAAGTGGACAAAATTGAGTGTTACAACCTGGATATCATGAAGCCTGTGTCAGCTTCCTCACACCAAAATGGTAGACTGTTAGTGTCCCACTGCACAGACCCATGAGTTCAGACATACTCTGTAACACTGACTGTCTGTCATTGGAGGAAGCACTGATCACAGAAACTGCTGCAGAACAATGAATCATTTTCAGACTGACTTGGTTTATTACATTAATTTGATTCATAGCACTCCATAGGCATATTATTTTGGTTCAAAGTCTAACTGTTGAGCAATACTTTTACAGTTATCAGGAAACAAGGTGAAATAGTTTTAGAATCGccaggaatttaaaaaaaaaaaaaaaaaaaaaacaatccaaacaACAGTACGCTCAGTACAAGAATAGAATACATGTGTTGAATTGAGGCAGGAAAGAATCATGCATTGTTAATATAGCTCCAAAATGGTGGCATCAGCGATAGAAGAGGAACACGGCTGCCTCAGTTATTTGCTTTGATGCACTCCAATGCCTGTTTGTCCCGTAGCCACTCCAGTCAAAGGAGGTGAAGTCTCCACACTGTCTTGGCCGCCCCTCTGGGAAATGTCCTCCTCCACCaatgcaaaactataaaaatacagataaacatGCTGGTGTTAAGACATTTCATTGTCTTACATTAGTTCTTGCGCAATCTTCATTTTCAATCAATATAACTCTTAAACTAAATTGGTAAATATTTTACAGTTCTGAGGATTTCAGAACATAATCAGAATTTGATCCAGCGCacactcttttctctctctctctctttctctctctctctctactttattataattataGACCTGCTGTAAAAAAGTGGTATCATAAATTAATTCTCACATGTTCAATGTGACATCCCTTTGGTTTGGTCCCGGAGCAAATGGCGGTGGCGGCACGCTCTGTGTTGATAGCTCTGAAGGTGATGTAGCCTGCGTCAAACTGGGCTGAAGAAGGAAGaccattattttaaatatatagttTAAGGCCTTGCATAAATAAAACTGCTcaatgcttgtgttttttttttttgtttgttttttttttctgggctgAGCACCTGACCTCAAACTGAATGTTATCACATTACTGTTGTGCATTACTATATATTTTCTCAGTATTTTAACAAGTTCACAGTTGAAAATCAAAGCACACATATGCCACATAggaaatcattattttaaattccctTACTCTGTGCATGAGGCCCATAAAACGCCTTTGTGGTCGCTGTATTTCCATGATCATATATGATCGGGATGGATGGTCCATTGTTGGTAAGACACTTACCTACATTGTATCCCACCCTGTAGttcttttcaaagaaaaaaacaaaacgttaGGACTTTCTTCCGACAACAAACAGTGAGGCATCCAATACTGATGCCAGTACAGTGTTTAAGTTTAGCACTGCTGCCAACATGTGCTGCGTAAAAATTGCACTGTATCAAACAAAACTTAATTATCTTAACAGATAATCAGCTACAACAAACCCATCacctaaaatacaaaacaagagTAATCTTATAAGTCTTATAATTCACAAATTGATGAGAGTGTCCATAGTGTCATTTATTCAACAAACGGTTAAAAGGGAATCTGTTGAAATGACTGATAACAAAACAGGTAAAGATAAATCTCTTGAACTGACAAACATCAGAAATGGGGGAGAAATACACCCATTGGATAAGGCTAAAAGCCCATCAAAGAGGTTTCACAAGTGAAGGAAGAAATCTTATTGGTGGAGAGCAGACTCTAGGGTGTTGTCCAATGTAAAGATAGTAAGAGATTTATGACTATATAAACAAATGTACTTGTATTGTTATTCAGTCTTGTACTCTGCAGAGACAAACTTAGGTCTTGTATGAGAATAAAGGATCTTTAGCTGAAAAACATCTTGTCTGGCGCATTATTTTTCTACTACAAATATAACAAGAGCAGTCAGAAACAGCTGcccaaaagagagagagacattgccAAAAATGTGAACTTTGCCCTTTAGGTGACCTTGATCTTGACCTTTGACATATACTGAACAACTTATTCAGCTCATCCTTCACTCATTACCAGTCGCTCAAtgaagtttcatcaaaatctgTCCATTTCTTTTATGAGTTATCTTGCTGCCAGACAGACAAAGGTGAAAACAACCACATCCACCTTGGGTGGTGGAGGTAACGATGGATATTTTGATCCAGTTAAGTCATTCTGAGAGgtgaaactgaaaattaaatatttctcTATTCAAGACTGCTCCATATATgcctcctttaaaaaaaaaaaaaaaaacacacacacacatcatgcagaGGAAGTTTGACCTCAACTCAACAGTTCACTTAAGGTTATATACAAGTTAATGTACTGTAGATCCTACATTAAAGAGAGTGAAAAGGTTCCCGCCATTTCCTTGTAAGAAGTGCGTATTTGTGTGGTATCGCAAGATAGCTGCATTTCTCCAGTTATGCAGTGGCGAGTTGTTGGGAACATGCCACACTGACACATCTTCTGCTTGTATGTCATAGTAACCATGATTCTGgaaaagaaatggaagaaatgaACTTTTCTTCACAGCTACTCTTGAAACATTGATACTATATTTGTTAACAATcaacaacaaatgaaatcagAAAATCACATCATTATTTGATCAGAAAACATCTACCATACCTTGAAGTCATCAGAGGTGGCGCTCTCTGCTGTTCCAAAGACATTTCTGTTGGCCCAGTTCCCATCACCCTCTGGCCATCTGCGATTGTCACCCTGCTGGCTAGACCAGCGGTCACCCACTGTACATTTACCATACAAGTTGTTCTCATGAACGCTGGCCACCAGGGTCCAGCCACCACCTGCAGTTGTCATGTCACAGAAGGTCTGGTAGACTGTACCATCAGCTGTGGTCAGGGTGTACACCCCATCTGAGGCAGTGAATAGAAAGAGGCATGAAAAtgtctcataaaaaaaaaagctgttctcATCAAGAACACAAAAATGAcagttaaaaagcaaaaacataagATTATTGAGGTAATGTGCACATCACTTAACCTGTTTCATAGCCGAACTCATCTTTTAACTGTTTGCAGCTTCTGGGTGCAGAACCTGCACAGAGAAAGTTAAACTGTGATACCTGCTGCTCCAGCATTACCATCATCATACTGTAATGCTGATAGATGAGCTAAGCTACTACTATGTGTATTTGCATCAAACGTCATTTTAGAGATTACAAACAGGAGGGAAGACAGATGATGAGGTAGTTTAATGCCATACCTTGCACATGATGAACAGTCAGGGCAAGGATATAAAGAACAATCACTGTATGCATGATGACTGAAAAGAcctaaaataaatgtaaatatcagtTACAAAATTCTGAGCCCAGCTTTAGCTGTTTCAGCATACTTCTAACTTTACACTGCTTTATATGCTAAACTAGCATTTGTTTAACAAAATTAAACTGTTCTTCTTCCTGCACTTTTAGACAGGAGAGACAACAACcattttgttaaataaaactCAAGAAAGATTTCTTGTCACCTACCTGTAGGATACAGTAGGCTACACAGACAAAGGCACAACAAAGCTTTCTTtactttccttcctttcttaaCTACACTTTGTGCAATTCACTCAGTGTTTATATTTCtttgaatcagaaaaaaaaaaaaaaattgtcacacCTCCTAATCCTCCCAGCTCTTCACTGTTGTCAAGCCACTCCCATATTTAGAGAGTGGCTTGACAATAGAATGAAATAATGGAATTGGTATAAATGTATctaaatttatgtttttataaatTGTAGGGCTGGGTATCGATTCAGATTTCCAGATCGATTTGTTTCGATATTTCAAGGTCCCAATTGgattcgattcgattcgatATCGATTCAGTCAGggatatttcagttaaaataccaattttacttggatacataaaaaaacattctgagAAATAATGTGTGACTCCAGAGTTTTAATGAGGCTTCGGAAACCATcgttttcaatcaatcaatcaatcctactttatttgtcccggggggggaaatttggtttaagttacatcccgtccaagaaacacaaaaagacataacaaatacagggttacaggatcaggagaacttcggGAGAACTTCAGGGCAGATAAGGGCAGGAGGGAGCTAGAGAAAAAGCGTCCGCCTTCGTTGAGAGCAGGAAGTGATGACGATGTATGGTCGTATGTCCTTGCATATAAAAATAGCAACAGCCTTGGTTATCTTCTGTGCATGTTGAGACTTTGCTGGTAACTTACTCGCCAATACCTGCTCCAGGTTGGTTTGTTTGACCCGTGCCGACTGTGTTTCTGGGTGATGTCTCGTTAAATGGTTGCGGAGATTCATCGTATTTCCACAGTATTTTACCTTCCCGTTGCAGCACGATACGTTTCACCGAAACCCAcagtcaactttgttagcctgcataatggaccgttttgtcaattttgatttatttggcgacctaagtttggataaatggctgaacgaggaagacaagacagaacagaaaaagccgagatacgcgagagtgacgagtgaagagctggatcagctggagaggtcagaaAATGAAGCTGGTACAGCCTGGTCAACGTCTTAGGccatcaaatgtctacaagactacctgacaaacaccgggcaaacagatGATTTCTCAGCTATAAGtgaagaagagctaaacaatatcctccgtgaattttatgaagctttaatttctataataaagacaatgaaatgcctcagcagattcaccACCACAGACAGTGCCTGCTGacgcggattcagcaccacagacagtacctttaggattttccacagagatgcgtggctataactttgttcttgttattaatgcgttaatgttattaattagcctattaatcgtaattcacatctgtgaaaactgtcgtctttatttcagaggtaaattgataacagcctgaaaaggtgttCTCTATCGTCTCgagactatctctccactccgttacatattccatatgtacggGGATATGATCCCCCTGCTTGTCAGGGTCCGTGGATATAACTTTAAGACACACCGGCTTGTCCGGTCACGCCCCACGGCTTGCCTATAAAGCGCCTGCGCTGGCGTGAAGTCACTGATTGTTTGATCTCCACTTCAGTCAGGGTGCAGACAAtccgtgtgtgtttgaaagatttgtgtgtgattgtgtggttACAGCTTGAATCCGCTTACCTGGTGTAAGTTCGGGCATCTGTCTGCGGGCAGCCTCCCTGGATGCTGTTGTCCACATAAAAGTTTCTTTCTGTCCAGCTTCGGCTGTGATTTCCCTTACCGGCGTATTGCTTGCGGGCTCGTGAGCTTACGCGCTGAGTGGGACCCGTGTTGAGTGCAGACTCTGTCGGCTAACAGCGGTGAAACATATATTCCAGTCTGGTTGAGTCGGAAGCTATCTGACTCCCAGCTGAGGTGGCTGTGTCCCTTACCGGCGTATTGCTCGCGGTGTCGTGAGCTGACGCGCTTGGTGGAACCCGTGCTGAGCGCAGACTCTGTCGGCTAACAGCGGTTAAGCAGTCATTTTCCAGCCTGGTTGAGTCGGAGGGGCTCTGACTCCCAGCTGAAGTTCTCCCTTACCGGCGTATTGCTCGCGGTGTCGTGAGCTGACGCCCTGAGTGGGACCCGTGCTGAGTGCAGACTCTGTCGGCTCTGTCGGGGACGACTGCTCTCCAGATAGCTTGGTCGGCGGTTAGACAGCCAGAGTGCCCCTGTAGCATATTGCTCGCGGTTGCCAGCTAACGGCTCAGGGGTAAACTTAGTCCGTGTTGGGCGCAGACTGTGCCGGCTCCAGCGGACCTCCactgctctctcgctctctctgtctctctcgctcccaGTTAAGCATTCCCCTCATCTCTCCcgattcaaaataaaatatacactatattaccaaaagtattcgctcacccattcaaatgatcagaatcaggtgtcctaatcacttggcctggccacaggtgtataaaatcaagcactcaggcatgcagactgtgaaacaagacatttgtgaaagaatgggccgctctcaggagctcagtgaattccagcgtggaactgtcataggatgccacctgtgcaacaaatccagtcgtgaaatttcctcgctcctaaatattccacagtcaactgtcagctctattataacaaaatggaagcgtttgggaacaacagcaactcagccacgaagtggtaggccacttaagtgacggagaggggtcagcggatgctgaagcgcatagtgcaaagaggtcgccgactttctgcacagtcaattgctacagagctacaaacttcatgtgaccttcagattagcccaagtacagtacgcagagagcttcatggaatgggtttccatggccgagcagctgcagccaagccacacatcaccaagtgcaatgcaaagcgtcggatgcaatggtgtaaagcacgccaccactggcctctagagcagtggagacgcgttctctggagtgatgaatcacgcttttccatctggcaatctgatggacgagtctgggtttggaggttgccaggagaacggtacatttcagactgcattgtgccgactgtgaaatttggtggaggaggaattatggtgtggggttgtttttcaggagctgggcttggccccttagttccagtgaaaggaactttgaatgcttcaggataccaaaacattttggacaattccatgctcccaaccttgtgggaacagtttggagcgggccccttcctcttcaaacatgactgtgcaccagtgcacaaagcaaggtccataaagacatggatgacagagtctggtgtggatgaacttgactggcctgcacagagtcctgacctgaacccgatagaacacctttgggatgaattagagcggagactgagagccaggccttctcgaccaacatcagtgtgtgacctcaccaatgcgcttttggaagaatggtcaaaaattcctataaacactctcctcaaccttgtggacagtcttcccagaagagttgaagctgtaatagctgcaaaaggtggaccgacatcatattgaactctatgggttaggaatgggatggcacttcagttcatagtacgagtaaaggcaggtgagcgaatacttttggtaatatagtgtatatatgaGTGTGCGGCGGACGTGGACGGCCAGCACACAAAGTAAACTCCATGGCCTCTGTTTCCCCAAGTATGGCAAGCCAAGAGGGACATTGCTGTGTGGGTTGTGGGGTTGCCATGCCCCTAGAGGATGGGCATGATAGTTGCGTGCTATGTTTGGGACATCAGCATGCAATTTTATTTAGGGAGGATCCTCAGTCGTGCATGGACTGTTTTATATTGCCTGCACGTACTAGAGAAGCCCGCTGCTGATTTTTTGCAGCAAAGCGGTGGCACCCCAAAAGGCGAGTTAGCTTGCCACTTTGAGGGGATTATTAGCAGGGCGGCCAGGGCTCTGGATGTTGCCCTGCCTGAAAACCTTATGGCCACCTCCTCTAGGtttgaggaggaggtgaagccaCACTCTGCATCTGTTCAAGTCCCTCTCCTGCCTGATTTCAAGAACTTGGTGTGCCGACAGTTTCATGCTCCAGCTGGTACTCACAAGTGGTCTGCATGATGTAGAAGATATTCTAACATGCATGACAGAGAGCAAGTTGCCTGTGGGCCACTCCCCCCAGTGGATCAAGCCCTTACTCCACTGGTTTCTCCCTCCAGCTCTGTTCTTGGCAAAGCCACCTGCTCTAGCAAGAATTGCAGGGTTATGGATGGCCTGCTTGCTAAGCTGCACAGAGCTATGGCTGTACAGACCCGGTTGGCTAATACAGGAGCCATTCTGTCCCTTTACCTTCGTCACCTGTCCCGTCAGGTGCAGGAAGGTTCTGGGGATTCCGGTACGGCGGTGGAGCTTCAGACGGCTTCCTCAtgcctctcctctgtgatgaaagagcaggcagaggcagcagGCAATGCTCTGTCATCCTTCTGGGTGGTTAGACGTCACCTTTGGCTGTCTCAATCCCAGCTTCAGCAGGCAGATAGAGACTGCCTCCCTAAAGTGCCGGTGGAACCCTCTGCTATGTTTTGGGTCACATGCTGCTAAGTTGCTGCAGCAGGCACAGGAAAGCCGCCGCTGTGCAAAAGAGGTCTCAGTGGGTCTTAATAGATGTATCAGGGGCGCTAGGCAGAGAGGAGCGTCTCTACCTCAGCCAGTGCCAACATCAAGGGACCCAACATGGGGACCAGGGGATCTCAGGCCCCAGCTGGAGGCTTTTCGTAGGCGTAGAGATCGCCGACAGGGCAGAAAGGGAGGACCACCTGCCAAGGTTCAGAGGTCCTCTAagcaccccccaccctcctgaCAATTCCCTATCCCCAGCCAACCAGCTTCCCCTGTCAGCCTGTcacagggcagcttggctggcCTTAGGGGCGGAACCGTGGGTGGTTTTCACCATGACCCATGGCTACCGCATACAGTTTTTACGCAGGCCGCCGATATCGAGGACACCCACTTTCACTACAGTGAGCGACCCTCAGCATGGACTGATACCGCATGCAGAACTGTCCTCTCTTTTAGAGAAAAGAGCCATAAGAGAGGTGAACTCCGAGGATCGCCAGGCTGGATTCTTCTCCCGTTATTTCTTGATCCCCAAGCGGGACGGGGGACTTCGTCCAATTCTGGACTTCAGGGGGCTCAACAAATATCTTCGCCCCCTGAGATGCAGGCTTCTGACAGTTCCCAGAGTGAGGCAGTCCATCACTGCGGGAGACTGGTTTGCCACTATAGACCTCAAAGATGCCTACTTTCAGATACCCATCTGGCAGGGACACTGGCGATTCCTGAGGTTCGGCTTTGCAGGCAGGGTGTACGAGTTCCGGGTGCTGCTTTTCGGCATTTCTCTGGCACCCCGGACATTCAGTCGCTGCATGGATGCAGTCCTTGCACCCATGAGACAAAGAGGGCTCAGGATCCTAAATTACCTCGACGACTGGCTAATCTGCGCAGTCTCAGAGGAACAGTGCCATCACCATGTCGCCCTGCTCTTGGAGCACATTCAGGGCTTGGGTCTGCGCCTGAACCACAAAAAAAGCAAGCTCCAGCCTTCCCAGGTGATGACCTTTCTGGGTATGGTTCTGGACTCCAGGAGAGAGACCATTGTTTTGACCTTGGAGAGGTAGCGGGCTTTCGGAGCTTGCCTCAGCCAA of Myripristis murdjan chromosome 1, fMyrMur1.1, whole genome shotgun sequence contains these proteins:
- the LOC115361921 gene encoding intelectin-like produces the protein MHTVIVLYILALTVHHVQGSAPRSCKQLKDEFGYETDGVYTLTTADGTVYQTFCDMTTAGGGWTLVASVHENNLYGKCTVGDRWSSQQGDNRRWPEGDGNWANRNVFGTAESATSDDFKNHGYYDIQAEDVSVWHVPNNSPLHNWRNAAILRYHTNTHFLQGNGGNLFTLFNNYRVGYNVGKCLTNNGPSIPIIYDHGNTATTKAFYGPHAQTQFDAGYITFRAINTERAATAICSGTKPKGCHIEHFCIGGGGHFPEGRPRQCGDFTSFDWSGYGTNRHWSASKQITEAAVFLFYR